A window of Patagioenas fasciata isolate bPatFas1 chromosome 5, bPatFas1.hap1, whole genome shotgun sequence contains these coding sequences:
- the LOC136102251 gene encoding interferon-induced transmembrane protein 5-like, translated as MKPRHGEVSIPLQPPGRGAPPAAGPAEQPRDYVLWSLFNVLAGYLLACLGCLCFPALVFSIKARDCKVLGDLEGARRHGARARVLNIICSLLLVAVVVFTVIAVIVVTISVT; from the exons ATGAAGCCCCGGCACGGCGAGGTGTCCATCCCGCTGCAGCCCCCCGGGCGGggcgcgccccccgccgccggccccgccgagcAGCCCCGGGACTACGTGCTCTGGTCGCTCTTCAACGTGCTGGCGGGATATCTGCTGGCCTGCCTGGGCTGCCTCTGCTTCCCCGCGCTCGTCTTCTCCATCAAG GCCCGTGACTGCAAGGTGCTGGGGGACCTGGAGGGTGCCCGGCGGCACGGCGCCCGTGCCAGGGTGCTGAACATCATCTGCTCCCTGCTGCTGGTGGCCGTCGTGGTGTTCACTGTCATCGCGGTCATCGTGGTCACCATCTCCGTCACCTGA
- the IFITM5 gene encoding interferon-induced transmembrane protein 5: MDTSYPREDHKRGSSPTNPVPPPPRDHLVWSIFNTIYMNFCCLGFVALAFSVKARDRRAAGDVEAARQFSSRARCYNALATAGSVLLPLALAALAVTGVIHLAQLAHDSVGFFTYQLGGSDDEDK, translated from the exons ATGGACACCTCCTACCCGCGGGAGGACCACAAGCGGGGGTCGTCCCCTACCAACCCCGTTCCCCCACCGCCCCGCGACCACCTCGTCTGGTCCATCTTCAACACCATCTACATGAACTTCTGCTGCCTGGGCTTCGTGGCGCTCGCCTTCTCCGTCAAG GCGCGGGACCGCAGAGCAGCCGGGGACGTGGAAGCCGCTCGGCAGTTCAGCTCCAGGGCCCGGTGCTACAACGCGCTGGCCACGGCCGGGAGCGTGCTGCTGCCGCTGGCGCTGGCCGCGCTGGCCGTCACCGGCGTCATCCACCTGGCCCAGCTGGCACACGACTCCGTCGGCTTCTTCACCTACCAGCTCGGCGGGAGCGACGACGAGGACAAGTGA